One window from the genome of Acuticoccus sediminis encodes:
- the fdhF gene encoding formate dehydrogenase subunit alpha codes for MNAPAKDLKSIAFTLDGEEVEALPGETIWDVAMRLGKEIPHLCHRPKPGYAPDGNCRACMVEVEGERTLTASCVRHPAAGIKVATSGERVEKNRALVFELLASDMPDRATSPDPDAPFWTQAALTRVGDRRRFPSTRPGAGKAIPVESIFRDNSHPSIAVNLDACIACNLCERACVDVQSNDVIGMMERGMGALPAFDAHDPMGLSTCVACGECVQACPTGALMERTVLNADATSRAVVAEKVVESVCPFCGVGCQTEISVKDNRIIKVDGRDGPANRNRLCVKGRFGFDYVLSPERLTRPLVRREDAPKRADASMTFADIPSVFREATWEEALERAAKGFTRILETRGSPALCGFGSAKGTNEEAYLFQKLIRQGFGTNNVDHCTRLCHASSVAALIEGVGSGAVSAPFTAVEDADCIIIIGARPAQNHPVAATFFKAAAKRGAKLIVMDPRRQGLMRYATHPVVFTPGRDVALLNAMLNVIITEDLVDRQYVQANVDGYEALAAKVMEFTPEAMAEVCGVPAETIRDIARAYATAERSIIFWGMGISQHVHGTDNSRALIALSLITGQVGRDGTGLHPLRGQNNVQGASDAGLIPMLYPDYKSVEDPDVRAHYEDAWGRALDPVTGLTVVEIMDAVEAGRINGMYVMGENPAMSDPDQNHARSALARLDHLVVQDIFLTETAWFADVILPASAQAEKWGTTTNTNRQVQMNRAAIAPPGEARQDWELIVALANGIGLDWRYGGVDEVYAEMASHMHSLDNITWERIDREHAVTYPSAGPDLPGADIIFREAFPTPTGRARLVPTDLVPPDEMPDADYPLVLTTGRLLEHWHTGAMTRRSAALDAQEPEAIVAMHPRDIGEGGLTPGQKVRVETRRGAITLTLRADRDVTPGMIFIPFCFNEAAANFLTNPKLDPFGKIPEFKYCAARLGPAA; via the coding sequence ATGAACGCACCCGCGAAGGACCTGAAGTCGATCGCCTTCACGCTCGACGGCGAGGAGGTGGAAGCGCTCCCGGGCGAGACGATCTGGGACGTCGCGATGCGCCTCGGCAAGGAGATCCCCCACCTCTGCCACCGCCCGAAGCCCGGCTATGCGCCCGACGGCAACTGCCGCGCCTGCATGGTCGAGGTCGAGGGCGAGCGCACGCTGACGGCCTCCTGCGTCCGCCATCCCGCTGCCGGCATCAAGGTCGCAACGTCCGGCGAGCGCGTGGAGAAGAACCGCGCCCTCGTCTTCGAGCTGCTGGCCTCCGACATGCCGGACCGCGCGACGAGCCCGGACCCCGACGCGCCGTTCTGGACCCAGGCCGCCCTCACCCGGGTCGGCGACCGGCGCCGCTTCCCCTCCACCCGCCCCGGCGCGGGCAAGGCCATCCCGGTCGAGAGCATCTTCCGCGACAACTCCCACCCCTCGATCGCGGTCAACCTCGACGCCTGCATCGCCTGCAACCTGTGCGAACGGGCCTGCGTCGATGTCCAGTCCAACGACGTGATCGGCATGATGGAGCGCGGGATGGGCGCGCTCCCCGCGTTCGACGCGCACGACCCGATGGGCCTTTCCACCTGCGTCGCCTGCGGCGAGTGCGTCCAGGCCTGCCCGACCGGCGCGCTGATGGAGCGCACGGTCCTCAACGCCGACGCCACCAGCCGCGCCGTCGTCGCCGAAAAGGTGGTCGAGAGCGTCTGCCCGTTCTGCGGCGTCGGCTGCCAGACCGAGATCTCGGTCAAGGACAACCGCATCATCAAGGTCGACGGGCGGGACGGTCCGGCGAACCGCAACCGCCTCTGCGTCAAGGGCCGGTTCGGCTTCGACTATGTCCTCAGCCCCGAGCGGCTGACCAGACCGCTGGTCCGCCGCGAGGATGCGCCCAAGCGGGCCGACGCGAGCATGACCTTCGCCGACATCCCCTCCGTCTTCCGCGAGGCCACATGGGAGGAGGCGCTGGAGCGCGCGGCGAAAGGCTTCACCCGCATCCTCGAGACGCGCGGCAGCCCCGCCCTCTGCGGCTTCGGCTCGGCCAAGGGCACCAACGAGGAGGCGTACCTTTTCCAGAAGCTGATCCGCCAGGGCTTCGGCACCAACAACGTCGACCACTGCACGCGCCTGTGCCACGCCTCGTCGGTCGCCGCGCTCATCGAGGGGGTCGGCTCGGGCGCCGTCTCGGCCCCCTTCACCGCGGTCGAGGACGCGGACTGCATCATCATCATCGGCGCACGCCCTGCACAGAACCACCCGGTCGCCGCGACCTTCTTCAAGGCCGCAGCCAAGCGGGGCGCCAAACTCATCGTCATGGATCCCCGCCGGCAGGGCCTGATGCGATACGCCACGCACCCGGTGGTCTTCACCCCCGGGCGCGACGTCGCCCTCCTCAACGCGATGCTCAACGTCATCATCACGGAGGATCTCGTCGATCGGCAGTACGTGCAGGCCAACGTCGACGGCTACGAGGCCCTCGCCGCCAAGGTGATGGAATTCACGCCCGAGGCGATGGCCGAGGTCTGCGGCGTCCCGGCCGAAACGATCCGCGACATCGCCCGCGCCTACGCCACCGCCGAGCGGTCGATCATCTTCTGGGGCATGGGCATCTCCCAGCACGTCCACGGGACAGACAACTCCCGCGCCCTCATCGCCCTGTCGTTGATCACCGGCCAGGTCGGCCGCGACGGCACCGGCCTCCACCCGCTGCGCGGCCAGAACAACGTGCAGGGCGCGTCCGACGCCGGCCTCATCCCGATGCTCTACCCTGACTACAAATCCGTCGAGGACCCGGACGTGCGCGCCCACTACGAGGACGCCTGGGGCCGCGCCCTCGATCCCGTCACCGGCCTCACCGTGGTCGAGATCATGGACGCCGTCGAAGCCGGCAGGATCAACGGCATGTACGTGATGGGCGAGAACCCGGCGATGTCGGACCCGGACCAGAACCACGCCCGGTCCGCCCTCGCCCGGCTCGACCACCTCGTGGTGCAGGACATCTTCCTCACCGAGACGGCATGGTTCGCCGACGTGATCCTCCCGGCCTCCGCGCAGGCCGAGAAGTGGGGCACCACGACGAACACCAACCGGCAGGTGCAGATGAACCGCGCCGCCATCGCCCCGCCTGGCGAGGCGCGGCAGGACTGGGAGCTGATCGTCGCGCTCGCCAACGGCATCGGCCTCGACTGGCGGTACGGCGGCGTCGACGAGGTCTATGCCGAGATGGCTAGCCACATGCACTCGCTCGACAACATCACCTGGGAGCGGATCGACCGCGAGCACGCGGTGACCTACCCCTCTGCCGGACCGGACCTCCCGGGCGCCGACATCATCTTCCGCGAGGCCTTCCCGACGCCGACGGGCCGGGCCCGGCTGGTGCCGACCGACCTCGTCCCGCCGGACGAGATGCCCGACGCCGACTACCCCCTCGTCCTCACCACCGGGCGCCTGCTGGAACACTGGCACACCGGGGCGATGACCCGCCGCTCCGCCGCCCTCGACGCGCAGGAGCCGGAGGCCATCGTCGCGATGCACCCGAGGGACATCGGCGAGGGCGGCCTGACCCCCGGCCAGAAGGTCCGCGTGGAGACCCGGCGCGGCGCGATCACGCTGACGCTGCGCGCCGACCGCGACGTGACGCCGGGGATGATCTTCATCCCCTTCTGCTTCAACGAAGCGGCGGCGAATTTCCTGACGAACCCGAAGCTCGACCCGTTCGGCAAGATCCCCGAGTTCAAGTACTGCGCCGCGCGCCTCGGCCCCGCCGCCTGA
- a CDS encoding ABC transporter ATP-binding protein gives MSGEDDHLVEIRDVAVKMGVQQILSGVSLDVPRGSIVAVLGANGVGKTTLMRAISGIYKVTSGEILFEGLPITNLASHKIVERGICQAPEGRQIFSNMSVRENLLLGGGSLGMEELDTVLELFPVLKDRMGQGAGSLSGGEQQMLCIARALMARPKLLLLDEPSLGLAPKLVGLIFDLVAKIREEGVSILIVEQNARGALNVADVAHVIEGGTIVLSGPAAELKSDPRIVDAYLGGHVQ, from the coding sequence ATGAGCGGCGAAGACGACCACCTCGTCGAGATCCGCGACGTCGCGGTGAAGATGGGCGTGCAGCAGATCCTGTCGGGTGTCTCGCTCGACGTGCCGCGCGGGTCCATCGTCGCGGTGCTGGGCGCCAACGGCGTCGGCAAGACGACGCTGATGCGGGCGATCTCCGGCATCTACAAGGTGACGTCCGGCGAGATCCTGTTCGAGGGCCTGCCGATCACCAACCTCGCCTCGCACAAGATCGTCGAGCGGGGCATCTGCCAGGCGCCGGAGGGGCGGCAGATCTTCTCCAACATGAGCGTGCGGGAGAACCTGCTGCTGGGCGGCGGATCGCTCGGGATGGAGGAGCTCGACACGGTGCTCGAACTGTTCCCCGTGCTGAAGGACCGGATGGGGCAGGGCGCGGGCTCGCTCTCGGGCGGCGAGCAGCAGATGCTGTGCATCGCGCGGGCGCTGATGGCCCGGCCCAAGCTCCTCCTCCTCGACGAGCCGTCGCTGGGGTTGGCGCCGAAGCTCGTCGGGCTCATCTTCGACCTCGTGGCGAAGATCCGCGAGGAGGGGGTCTCCATCCTCATCGTCGAGCAGAACGCGCGCGGCGCGCTGAACGTGGCCGACGTGGCGCACGTGATCGAAGGCGGCACCATCGTGCTGTCCGGGCCCGCCGCCGAACTGAAATCCGATCCGCGGATCGTGGACGCCTATCTGGGAGGACACGTCCAATGA
- a CDS encoding L-2-amino-thiazoline-4-carboxylic acid hydrolase yields the protein MSEKVELTDDETVPVGRDETAEAIDAAIAALPMLARRKIEAEIIRPIYTALVDKMGRAEADKLLSGVIRESAIAQGRQMAAEQGGETSLQGFIDLQPRWTAHGALQTETVHRDAEHYDFNVVRCRYAELYKDMGLGHIGHILSCNRDGTFCEGYDPRLKLERSQTIMQGASHCDFRYRMERK from the coding sequence ATGAGCGAGAAGGTCGAACTGACGGACGACGAGACCGTGCCGGTCGGCCGCGACGAGACCGCCGAGGCGATCGACGCCGCGATCGCGGCACTGCCGATGCTGGCGCGGCGCAAGATCGAGGCGGAGATCATCCGCCCCATCTACACCGCGCTCGTCGACAAGATGGGCCGGGCCGAGGCGGACAAGCTCCTCTCCGGCGTCATCCGCGAGAGCGCCATCGCGCAGGGCAGGCAGATGGCGGCCGAGCAGGGCGGCGAGACGAGCCTGCAGGGCTTCATCGACCTGCAGCCGCGCTGGACCGCCCACGGCGCGCTCCAGACCGAGACGGTCCACCGCGACGCCGAGCACTACGACTTCAACGTCGTGCGCTGCCGCTACGCCGAGCTCTACAAGGACATGGGGCTCGGCCATATCGGCCACATCCTCTCCTGCAATCGCGACGGGACCTTCTGCGAGGGCTACGATCCGCGGTTGAAGCTGGAGCGGAGCCAGACGATCATGCAGGGCGCCAGCCACTGCGACTTCCGCTACCGGATGGAGCGGAAGTAG
- a CDS encoding branched-chain amino acid ABC transporter permease: protein MIDPYYLQQLVIGLSLGMTYALMAIGFTLIFGVLNVVNFAHGEVYTIGAFASLVLITAFAPPFFLVVLFALLVGALAGFSLERIAFKPFRRFTDEASLKSRAMREATLMSSLAVSIIVRELIELVFGSQQQQVPFEYLINDPIHVGPVVITTGDVIIFVVSVAMLVGLQFLLTRTHVGLSIRAVSNNPLGARYVGINVDRTIIMTFVIGGMMGAAAGILVGLYYGVIFPAMGFVPGIKAFVAMVMGGLSSIPGAVICAIILGLSESIAVTFISSGWADIVAYSFLILTLIFFPQGLFGAKRERV, encoded by the coding sequence ATGATCGATCCATATTATCTTCAGCAGCTCGTCATCGGGCTGTCCCTCGGCATGACCTACGCGCTGATGGCGATCGGCTTCACGCTGATCTTCGGCGTGCTCAACGTGGTCAACTTCGCTCATGGCGAGGTCTACACCATCGGCGCCTTCGCGAGCCTCGTGCTCATCACCGCGTTCGCGCCGCCCTTCTTCCTCGTGGTGCTCTTCGCGCTGCTGGTCGGCGCGCTCGCGGGCTTCTCGCTGGAGCGCATCGCCTTCAAGCCGTTCCGGCGCTTCACGGACGAGGCCTCGCTGAAGTCGCGCGCGATGCGCGAGGCGACGCTGATGTCCTCGCTCGCGGTGTCCATCATCGTGCGCGAGCTGATCGAGCTCGTCTTCGGCTCGCAGCAGCAGCAGGTGCCGTTCGAGTACCTCATCAACGATCCCATCCACGTCGGTCCGGTGGTGATCACGACGGGCGACGTCATCATCTTCGTCGTCTCGGTGGCGATGCTGGTGGGGCTGCAGTTCCTGCTGACGCGCACGCACGTCGGCCTGTCGATCCGCGCCGTCTCCAACAATCCGCTGGGGGCGCGCTACGTCGGCATCAACGTCGACCGGACGATCATCATGACGTTCGTGATCGGCGGCATGATGGGCGCCGCGGCGGGCATCCTCGTCGGGCTATACTACGGCGTGATCTTCCCCGCGATGGGCTTCGTGCCGGGGATCAAGGCGTTCGTGGCGATGGTGATGGGCGGGCTCTCGTCGATCCCCGGCGCGGTCATCTGCGCCATCATCCTCGGCCTGTCGGAGAGCATCGCGGTGACGTTCATCTCGTCCGGCTGGGCCGACATCGTCGCCTACAGCTTCCTGATCCTGACCCTGATCTTCTTCCCGCAAGGGCTGTTCGGAGCCAAGCGCGAACGTGTCTGA
- a CDS encoding branched-chain amino acid ABC transporter permease, with the protein MSDPVSRPAMPQAGRSLMSRVLPLVGALLVFALIPALLAHFGKGYFYQIANLALIFVLLAASLHVVTGVAGLLHLGHAAFYGVGAYTAGLLASHFDTTFVLTIPAAAVVTAAIAFLVALPTMRLVSIYFAVATLAIGQMIYLVLLNWVSFTNGPNGVLLFGGLSVFGIDLSSPTATYFVVALVVVASLVVIHRISHSYYGNALRSLREDDQCADAMGVRTVAMKMQAFVISAAFAGVAGALWAHTTGYIAPPDFDFAESILILSMIVVGGLGSLPGAIIGALLLILLPEFLRPLGDVRNIMVGCVLFFSILLLPRGLFGEVSALALVRRQLGDAWTTDAKGRGVGWR; encoded by the coding sequence GTGTCTGACCCCGTTTCCCGTCCCGCCATGCCGCAGGCCGGCCGCTCGCTCATGAGCCGCGTGCTGCCGCTCGTCGGCGCGCTCCTCGTGTTCGCGCTGATACCGGCGCTGCTCGCCCACTTCGGCAAGGGCTACTTCTACCAGATCGCCAACCTGGCGCTGATCTTCGTCCTGCTCGCCGCCTCGCTCCACGTGGTGACCGGCGTCGCGGGCCTCCTGCACCTGGGCCACGCCGCCTTCTACGGCGTCGGCGCCTACACGGCGGGCCTGCTGGCGTCCCACTTCGACACGACGTTCGTGCTGACGATCCCGGCGGCGGCGGTGGTCACGGCGGCGATCGCCTTCCTGGTCGCGCTGCCGACGATGCGGCTCGTTTCGATCTACTTCGCGGTCGCGACGCTCGCGATCGGGCAGATGATCTACCTCGTCCTTCTCAACTGGGTGAGCTTCACGAACGGGCCGAACGGCGTCCTCCTGTTCGGCGGCCTCAGCGTCTTCGGGATCGACCTCTCCTCGCCGACCGCGACCTACTTCGTGGTGGCGCTGGTGGTGGTCGCCTCCCTCGTCGTGATCCACCGCATCAGCCACTCCTACTACGGCAACGCATTGAGGAGCCTGCGCGAGGACGACCAGTGCGCCGACGCCATGGGCGTGCGCACCGTGGCGATGAAGATGCAGGCCTTCGTCATCTCCGCCGCCTTCGCGGGCGTCGCGGGGGCGCTCTGGGCGCACACGACGGGCTACATCGCGCCGCCCGACTTCGACTTCGCCGAATCGATCCTCATCCTGTCGATGATCGTCGTCGGCGGGCTCGGCAGCCTGCCGGGCGCGATCATCGGTGCGCTTCTCCTCATCCTGCTGCCGGAGTTCCTGCGGCCGCTGGGGGACGTGCGCAACATCATGGTGGGCTGCGTCCTGTTCTTCTCGATCCTCCTCCTGCCGCGCGGTCTGTTCGGTGAGGTGAGCGCGCTCGCCCTGGTGCGCCGCCAGCTCGGCGACGCCTGGACGACGGACGCGAAGGGCCGCGGGGTGGGCTGGCGATGA
- a CDS encoding DUF4202 domain-containing protein has translation MSERFERVIAAIDAANAADPNLDEATGRPASVLYGERMSEELDRLAPDAAEAVKIAARGQHIERWTSPRESYPEGRAGYLAWRTDLATFHAGRVTGLMAEAGYDEAERDAVASLLRKEGIKRNPDMQLLEDVICFVFVRHYFTPFAAKHADEDVMRILTKTARKMSAEARARMAEEFDLPPHLAPALA, from the coding sequence ATGAGCGAGCGGTTTGAGCGAGTGATTGCGGCGATCGACGCGGCCAACGCGGCCGACCCGAACCTCGACGAGGCGACCGGGCGCCCGGCGTCGGTCCTCTACGGCGAGCGCATGTCCGAGGAGCTCGACCGCCTTGCCCCCGACGCGGCGGAAGCGGTGAAGATCGCTGCCCGGGGCCAGCACATCGAGCGCTGGACGAGCCCGCGCGAATCCTACCCGGAGGGCAGGGCCGGCTACCTCGCCTGGCGCACGGACCTCGCGACGTTCCACGCCGGGCGCGTCACCGGCCTGATGGCCGAGGCGGGCTACGACGAGGCCGAGCGCGACGCGGTCGCGAGCCTCCTGCGCAAGGAGGGCATCAAGCGCAATCCGGACATGCAACTCCTGGAAGACGTCATCTGCTTCGTCTTCGTCCGGCACTATTTCACGCCGTTCGCGGCCAAGCACGCCGACGAGGACGTCATGCGCATCCTCACCAAGACCGCGCGCAAGATGTCGGCGGAGGCACGGGCGCGCATGGCCGAGGAGTTCGACCTCCCGCCGCATCTGGCGCCCGCCCTCGCCTGA
- a CDS encoding aminotransferase class IV: MALAEAETTLPDPKMAQGGAFIDGAFVPVQDAKISVLDFGLTRSDCTYDVVGVWKGRFFRLDRHLDRFEASCERLRLALPLSREELEATLHRLVALTGLEDAYVSMTLTRGRPNPAAPRDPRQCVPNFYAYAIPYVWLANEAQQAKGLALKIARDVARISRRSVDQRTKNYHWLDLEMALLHALDDGADSVLLMDIDGNLTEGPGYNVFAYRDGVWSTPDTNVLEGITRGAVLDLLAEMNVGSSVRPMTEDDLFGAEEVIVTTTAGGVMPVTAVDGRPVGDGTPGPQAARLKALYWDKHTDPAWSVPVDRTA, encoded by the coding sequence ATGGCACTTGCCGAAGCCGAAACGACCCTTCCCGACCCGAAGATGGCCCAGGGCGGCGCCTTCATCGACGGCGCGTTCGTGCCGGTCCAGGACGCCAAGATCTCCGTCCTCGACTTCGGCCTCACGCGATCGGACTGCACCTACGACGTGGTCGGCGTGTGGAAGGGCCGCTTCTTCCGCCTCGACAGGCACCTCGACCGGTTCGAGGCGAGCTGCGAGCGGCTGCGCCTCGCCCTGCCGCTGTCGCGAGAGGAACTGGAGGCGACGCTCCACCGCCTCGTCGCGCTGACCGGGCTCGAGGACGCCTACGTCTCCATGACCCTGACGCGCGGCCGCCCGAACCCCGCCGCGCCGCGCGACCCGCGCCAGTGCGTCCCGAACTTCTACGCCTACGCGATCCCCTACGTGTGGCTCGCCAACGAGGCGCAGCAGGCCAAGGGCCTCGCGCTCAAGATCGCGCGTGACGTCGCCCGCATCTCGCGCCGCTCGGTGGACCAGCGCACCAAGAACTACCACTGGCTCGACCTCGAGATGGCGCTCCTCCATGCGCTCGACGACGGCGCCGACTCGGTCCTCCTGATGGACATCGACGGCAACCTCACCGAGGGGCCGGGCTACAACGTCTTCGCCTACCGTGACGGCGTGTGGTCGACGCCCGACACCAACGTCCTGGAAGGCATCACGCGCGGCGCGGTCCTCGACCTCCTCGCCGAGATGAACGTCGGCTCGTCCGTGCGGCCGATGACCGAGGACGACCTCTTCGGCGCCGAGGAGGTGATCGTGACGACCACCGCCGGCGGCGTCATGCCCGTCACCGCGGTGGACGGGCGGCCGGTGGGCGACGGCACGCCCGGCCCGCAGGCGGCCCGGCTGAAGGCGCTCTACTGGGACAAGCACACCGATCCGGCCTGGTCCGTCCCGGTCGACCGCACGGCCTGA
- a CDS encoding ABC transporter ATP-binding protein: MSDFLVIDGATRRFGGLTAVDSVSTHVGEGELVGLIGPNGAGKTTLFNLISGFTPLSSGEVRFRGTRLNGLKPNRIARLGIGRTFQNLRVFPNMTVFDNVSVGAFGTHPQSAFAALRRGGRRAEEISERVWRALERSELAGVATELAANLSYGRRKYLEIARALAMQPDLLILDEPAAGLNDSETRDLARFIRSLHGDGLTVMLVEHDMGLVMSVCQRIVVLASGRKIADDVPAVVRKDPAVLEAYLGTEA, from the coding sequence ATGAGCGACTTCCTCGTCATCGACGGCGCCACGCGCCGCTTCGGCGGTCTCACCGCGGTGGACAGCGTCTCGACCCACGTCGGGGAGGGCGAGCTCGTCGGGCTGATCGGTCCAAACGGGGCGGGCAAGACGACGCTCTTCAACCTCATCTCCGGCTTCACGCCGCTGTCGTCCGGCGAGGTGCGGTTCCGCGGCACGCGGCTGAACGGGCTGAAGCCGAACCGCATCGCGCGCCTCGGCATCGGCCGCACGTTCCAGAACCTGCGCGTCTTCCCGAACATGACGGTGTTCGACAACGTCTCGGTGGGCGCGTTCGGAACGCATCCGCAGTCGGCCTTCGCGGCGCTGCGGCGCGGCGGCAGGCGCGCGGAGGAGATTTCCGAGCGGGTGTGGCGGGCGCTGGAGCGCTCCGAGCTCGCCGGCGTCGCGACGGAGCTTGCCGCGAACCTCTCCTACGGCCGGCGCAAGTACCTCGAGATCGCGCGGGCGCTGGCGATGCAGCCCGACCTCCTCATCCTCGACGAGCCGGCCGCCGGCCTCAACGATTCCGAGACGCGCGACCTCGCAAGGTTCATCCGCTCGCTCCACGGCGACGGGCTGACCGTGATGCTGGTGGAGCACGACATGGGGCTCGTCATGTCCGTCTGTCAGCGCATCGTGGTGCTGGCGTCGGGGCGGAAGATCGCCGACGACGTGCCGGCGGTGGTCCGCAAGGACCCGGCGGTGCTCGAAGCCTACCTGGGAACGGAAGCATGA
- a CDS encoding HpcH/HpaI aldolase/citrate lyase family protein — protein sequence MRSFLFVPGDSEKKLAKAYDSGADVVILDLEDSVSADRKPAARALVREAAADAPGTVAIRVNALDTGLVDDDLAAVMAARPAMIVLPKSETGADVAHLSARLSVHEAEQDVADGATRVLAIATETARAMFGLGTYDAAGPRLAAMTWGLEDLSAALGVSRTRDENGRVTDPFAFARTMCLAGAKAAGVLPIDAVYTDFRNSEGLARESREAAADGFLGKLAIHPAQVAVINEAFTPSAEAVAAARRIVAAFEENPGAGVVSLDGRMVDRPHLINAQQLLARVGA from the coding sequence ATGCGCTCGTTCCTGTTCGTCCCGGGCGATTCGGAGAAGAAGCTCGCCAAGGCCTACGATTCGGGCGCCGACGTCGTCATCCTGGACCTTGAGGACTCGGTCTCGGCGGACCGCAAGCCCGCCGCGCGCGCCCTGGTGCGCGAGGCGGCGGCGGACGCGCCGGGCACCGTCGCCATCCGCGTCAACGCGCTCGACACCGGCCTCGTCGACGACGACCTCGCCGCGGTGATGGCCGCCCGCCCGGCGATGATCGTCCTGCCGAAGAGCGAGACCGGGGCGGACGTCGCGCATCTCTCCGCCAGGCTCTCCGTCCACGAGGCGGAGCAGGACGTCGCTGACGGCGCCACCAGGGTCCTCGCCATCGCCACCGAGACGGCGCGGGCGATGTTCGGCCTCGGCACCTACGATGCCGCCGGCCCCCGCCTCGCGGCGATGACCTGGGGCCTCGAGGACCTCTCCGCCGCGCTCGGCGTGTCGCGCACGCGCGACGAAAACGGGCGCGTCACCGACCCGTTCGCCTTCGCGCGCACGATGTGCCTCGCCGGGGCGAAGGCCGCCGGCGTCCTTCCCATCGACGCGGTCTATACGGATTTCCGCAACTCGGAGGGTCTCGCCCGCGAGTCGCGGGAGGCGGCGGCGGACGGCTTCCTGGGCAAGCTCGCGATCCATCCGGCGCAGGTCGCGGTCATCAACGAGGCGTTCACTCCGTCGGCCGAGGCGGTCGCCGCGGCCAGGCGCATCGTCGCCGCGTTCGAGGAGAACCCCGGCGCTGGCGTCGTCTCGCTGGACGGAAGGATGGTGGACCGGCCCCACCTCATCAACGCGCAGCAGCTGCTGGCGCGCGTCGGGGCCTGA
- a CDS encoding ABC transporter substrate-binding protein has product MMKLKTAIAAGVLAALGATGASAQDKICIGYQLPLTGDTAQYGQGFRNAAEIQLEKFNASGKLPVPVEIIYEDSRSDAKEGVTIARKFVDNPCIVGVLGDFTSTVSMAAAQVYSRAGMPQLSQTASHPDYTKISEWQFRNITTQNQEGPYNADWMTELGIKKVAVIAEQTDWGQSVVAGFTKQFEADSGEVVFSEYFNRGLKDFRSVITKIQRSEPDAVYTGYFYEDGANFLRQMKQLGVEIPVFSTSAAYNPALINLGGDAVNGMKLTVTFLPTSDAENVKEFVSEYESRYGEAPGQFPAQAFDAVGIMLDAIVASYPDVTREKVRDALAATKDYPGVTGVTTFDENREPAKELTKAEVIDGAFVGIE; this is encoded by the coding sequence ATGATGAAGCTCAAGACCGCAATTGCTGCTGGCGTCCTCGCCGCGCTCGGGGCCACCGGAGCGTCGGCGCAGGACAAGATCTGCATCGGCTACCAGCTCCCGCTGACCGGCGACACCGCGCAGTACGGCCAGGGCTTCCGCAACGCGGCCGAAATCCAGCTCGAGAAGTTCAACGCCTCTGGCAAGCTGCCGGTCCCGGTGGAGATCATCTACGAGGACAGTCGCTCCGACGCCAAGGAAGGGGTGACCATCGCCCGCAAGTTCGTCGACAACCCCTGCATCGTCGGCGTCCTGGGCGACTTCACGTCCACCGTGTCGATGGCGGCCGCACAGGTCTACAGCCGCGCCGGCATGCCCCAGCTCTCGCAGACCGCCTCGCACCCGGACTACACGAAGATCTCCGAGTGGCAGTTCCGCAATATCACCACGCAGAACCAGGAAGGCCCCTACAACGCCGACTGGATGACCGAGCTCGGCATCAAGAAGGTTGCGGTGATCGCGGAGCAGACCGACTGGGGCCAGTCCGTCGTGGCGGGCTTCACCAAGCAGTTCGAGGCGGACAGCGGCGAGGTCGTCTTCTCGGAATACTTCAACCGCGGTCTGAAGGATTTCCGCTCGGTGATCACCAAGATCCAGCGGTCCGAGCCGGACGCGGTCTATACCGGCTACTTCTATGAGGACGGCGCCAACTTCCTGCGCCAGATGAAGCAGCTCGGCGTCGAGATCCCGGTGTTCTCGACCTCGGCGGCCTACAACCCGGCGCTGATCAACCTCGGCGGCGACGCGGTCAACGGCATGAAGCTCACCGTGACCTTCCTGCCGACGAGCGACGCGGAGAACGTCAAGGAGTTCGTGTCCGAGTACGAGTCGCGCTACGGCGAGGCGCCCGGCCAGTTCCCGGCCCAGGCGTTCGACGCGGTCGGCATCATGCTCGACGCCATCGTCGCCTCGTACCCGGACGTGACGCGCGAGAAGGTGCGCGATGCGCTCGCCGCGACGAAGGACTACCCCGGCGTCACCGGCGTCACGACGTTCGACGAGAACCGCGAGCCGGCCAAGGAGCTTACCAAGGCCGAAGTGATCGACGGCGCGTTCGTCGGTATCGAATGA